The Canis aureus isolate CA01 chromosome 6, VMU_Caureus_v.1.0, whole genome shotgun sequence genome contains the following window.
TGTGGTGAAGGCAGCCTTCGTCCCTGTGCACACCAGTCACCCTCCAGGAACCTGCGGAGGTAGTTTGTCCGCCCCCGGGTGTCTGTCCTTTGCTTGGGACTGTCAACCAATGAGGCAAATATAGAGTTGCTACGGCCCTTCCGTGGTGTCCCTGAACATGACCTTCCCGTGGGCTTTCTAGAAGAAAGGAAGGTGAGGGAGGGACTCCCTTTTGATCATAAGAAGAACTATGGGAGTataggtcattttttaaaattaaacaaatatttgaaaactttacCATGTACTCACCAATGTTTCAGATGCTGGGGATAGAAATGGTGAGGGAGGCAGGCAGATGCTTGCTTTCAGATTTGACTTTCTAGTTTAAGGATTAGGAGTATTAAGTAGAGAAGGCGGAACAAGAGTAGATAGGCAAAATCTGGGAAAACTAATAAACAAAATGCATGTATTTAGTAATAAAAGCCATGAAGAGACTAAATGGCATTTGAGAAGTGACTAATCTCCTTTCCGCGTTCAACTTTAGGGAAGCCTTCCTCCCCAGTCTCAAATTTTGGAGTTCCCTGACATATAGCCAGGCTCTGAGAATCTTAGGGCTGGATGCCTTTGTCTGGTCCAGAGCAAAGATTCCACTTGCCCTCTGGAGATGGAGTTCAAAAAATTTTTGTGGGCAAAGGTCTGAGGTCCATTACGCTCCCACCAGCTCCTGGTCGCGCTTAGTTGAGTGGAGAGACAGAAGAGTAGAAGAATTCAGAATGCCTTGGAAACCACTTTGCACTCTGTGGCCCCCAACAAACGGAGAGCTTTTGAAAACACTCGAGCGGCAAAAAGAAAGTgaacagagtaaaaataaaattccagctGCAACAAAAACATTACCTGTAACCCAAAGGGATTCCCCTTGTTGTTCACCTTCCATGATTCAGCAAATATGTCGAGACCAAGTCTAATCTTGTTCAAATCCAAGGAATCTTGGATGCTCCAGGGGAGCCGACTTTTCATTCTGGTTGCCAACACTCATCTTCTCAGTGCCATGGGCGATTGCTGCCTCTGGTCTTAGTCGGCCTTcttgcttttccattggattaaaaaaaaaaaaaaagttcttatttcAAGAAGAGGCCCCCAGGAATTGGAAGCTGGGGAATTTATTATAACCTGAGGTAGAAGACCTTCTGAGACCGAGCTTACACTCTGCTTAGCAACCACCAGATGTCAGCAACTCATCTGATTTCAGTTGTTTTAGCAAAGGGGAAGACAACCCAGGACGTGGGGAATGACTGCCTTTGGCTgacatcagcttttttttttttttttttttaagtttcaggtGTGACTTTAGGAAGGTATTTACTCTAAGGAAAAGTGTTAATGGCTTGAGCAGGATCCAAGTCTGCAGATGAAAAAAACACCCGAACACGTTCATGTGATGGGAATTCTTGGgctaatacttttctttttttttttttttttttttttttttgggctaATACTTTTCATTCGATTGTTCATGGTCAGCACCATTTACAGATAGCTAAGAAGTTTGTCAGGGAATTAAAGAAGATTCATTGGGAAGATATTTAAGGCCAAAGGCAACTaaaaggctttttgttttgttttgttttgttctgttttgttttaaggaataCTGCTAGACTcttaagaaaatatctgtaagaaagaaaagtctgaaaGTGCAATATAATTTAGAAGAGGGGGCATAAGTAAGGTATTCaaaaggcaggaggagaagctgcCTTCTTAGAAGGAGCTCCTGTGATGGTTGTTTTGCAAAACCAGTTAAATCAGCtatcaatataataaaatgtgagacaggggcacctgagtggctcagtggttgagcatctgcctttcgctcaggttgcgatcccagggttttgggatcgagtcccacattgggctccccacggggaacctgcttctccctctgcctatgtctctgtgtctttcatgaataaacaaaatctttcaaaaatatgtgAGACAAAATGCCTTTGTCGAATTAAAAGTCTAATATAGCTAAAATAGCCTCAAGTTTTATGGAGAATGCCTCCTCGTGAGTTCATGGGTTTCATAGCCCTATCATAATGTATTCTTCAGGAAGACAAGCCCAAGGCGCAAATGCAGTAATATGACATTTATTAGAAACTCTTGGACTCCCAAGCAGCTTAGTGACAGTGATTCCTCATACATTCTTTTCTTGATCTACCTCCAGTGTCTCTTCTCCCACTCCTcgcctttatttttattcctgcTGTTGATCCTATACCTTAAGGTTAAATGGGCATCATTCATGCCACTGTTGGAAAAAACCTATGTGGTTAGAAGTGtaaggggaaggggaagatgtTCTCTGCAGCAGTATCTCAGTGTGAAGTTTCAttaccataaaattaaaatatgtgacCAAATTCCCAAGCCTGGCATGTAGGCTGGGGCCAGGGCTCAGTGTGGGCTTTGCAAACAGCTCCCTCTACTaggcctaacatggggcttggcATGGAGAGGGTGCTAAAACTGCCAATGGACCCAATAGAGCCAAACCTACGTCTCCAACCTACTTCCCATGTCCCACCTCTTATTGGCCTCATCCAGCACTTCAGTCCCCTGGGCATGCCTCGACTTTCCTTTCTTGAAGTCTGGCTTCCTGCCACCTCTCCACACTCTCTCCCCTGGAATTTCCTTCAATGTCATTTAAATTCGATTGATGTTTCTACCTCTGCCACCTTCCTAAAATCTTTACCTATCACTCCAGCCTGATGTTATTTCACACCCCTTCATGCCTAAGCACTCGTGGTAGCCTCTGGATAGTTCTCTTAATTAACAATCTCATATTCTATTAATAATGATCGAGCTATAATTATATAGCAACAATGTGATATGTCATATTGTGCTCTATATCAACATTATGTAAACTACTTCTTCCGCATTTTCTTCCAAATAGGTTGTAAATTTcttgaagtttaaaaataatggttAGCCACGTGTTTTACAACTTGTAGGATGCCAAGTAGATGTTCGTTCATTGAAAGTGAAAGCATTCTATTTGCTGAGCCCAGTTTGTGCACTAAATTTCAGAGTCCACATACcttggaaataaatttctatgatAAGTGAGAAGTAGAGCCTGGAaccctctgttccttcctcatTCATTGTTCCCTTTAAGATACTTACAGGAAGAAAAGGCCCAGAGGAGTGTAGGTGGTTCAGACTCCACCCCCTTTCTCTGAGGCTTTGGTTCCTCTTGACAAAGAAGAAAGTCAAACCTCAGTTCCCTGAGGGTAATTTGATCTGCTAATTATATGCGAAGACTCAGATCCCTAAAAGAGGGCTTGACTTCGTTGTCACCTGGGAAATGTCAACAAATGACATTATCTCCCTTTGAGCAAGGGCTGTGGCTTCTGGCTGGGCAAGGAGGGTCAAGAGGGGAACCAGGTGAGTCAGGGGCCTCAGGGTCACCAGGGACTGGGCGAGGAGGGGCACTTAATGACTCTTGCCCTGTAACTTTGTTCTACTGGATGAAATTGTAAAAATTCATCAGGTTTCCTTTATGAAGAGAATCTTGAAAGGAAAATCAACTTTCTGCGTTCTGACCTGAAAGTAGAGGAAGAGCCATGCCAAAGCTGTGATGGGCGTGTGCGGCATCATAACATTGTCCTTGCAGGCTAGACTAAGGCCACAGCCAAAGCCAGTGGTGCGCAATGGGAGGCCATCTCTTCTCAACCGCTAGATTAGGCTGAGGTTGGATGGAGTGTGTGGTTAGTGAAGCTGATTGTGATAACCTACTACTTCAGTTAGCCAGTGTTCGCTGTGGGTTAAGTGCTTTACCTCCGACCCCTCATTCAATCCTTTGCACAACTTTTGAGAATATATCATCacttccattttatagaaaaggaaatcgaagctcagagaggtaagAAAATTCACCCTGAGTCACACAGCTAATCAAAAGCAGAGTTAGGTTTTAAACCCAGGTCTCAGGTGCTTTGGATTCCAGTCCTGATTTTCCCACTGTTGAGCTTCATGACTTAGGAAGAACAATCAATAACATTTCTTTGAGCTTCTGTGTCTTCTTTAAGTGAAGAGTCTGGGTTGGATGATCTGGAACCACTCTGTTCAATATGGTGGTCACTCGTCAGACGTGGCTATCGAGCACTTGATGTGGCTAGCCTGAATTGAGAACTGTTGTAAGAGTTTCATACATATCAGATTTCAAAGGCcagaaaaagaatatgtaatattctgaaagtattttaaatactgattgcatttttaaatgataatattacatatattttatatattacatgcATATGGTTAAATGaactattattaaaattaacttcacctgttttatttttagtttgtaaGAAGCGGGGCTAgtagaacatttaaaatgaaatgtgtggctcaatttatttttttcccattcagtgttTTCTAGACTTTTCTAATAAATTGTTGCTAGAGATCATGTGTCTCAAGAATTGACATTTCTGTGTGACTGTTTGGGTCTGGAGTTGGTGACAGGAGTAGGAACTGAAGCTGAGGGAGAAAGCAAGTGCTACCTGTGGAAATGGCGCAGGCTCTGACTTTGGGGACCCAAACTGGTCACTCAACTCAGTTACAAATGAACTTGGATTTGACAGGACGTTGACTGACCACTTGACAACATGTTGACttgcacttttcttttctttctttttttgtatattttttattggagttcgatttgccaacatatagtaaaatacccagtgctcatcctgtcaagtgccccctcagtgcccgtcacccaggcaccccaaccccctgcccacctccttttctaccccccttgtttgtttcccagagttaggagtctctcatgttctgtccccttctcttatttttcccactcattttttctcctttccccttttatccctttcactattttttatattccccgaatgaatgagaccatataatgtttgtccttctctgattgacttacttcactcagcataataccctccagttccatccacgttgaagcaaatggtgggtatctgtcatttctaatggctgagtaatattccattgtatacatagaccacatcttctttatccattcatctttcgatggacaccgaggctccttccacagtttgtctattgtggacattgctgctatgaacattgggatgcaggtgtcctgctgtttcactacatctgtatctttggggtaaatccccagcagtgcaattgctgggtcgtagtgtagctctatttttaactctttgaggagcctccacacagttttccagagtggctgcaccagttcacattcccaccaacagtgcaagagggttcccctgtctccgcatcctctccaacatttgttgtttcctatcttgttaattttccccattctcattagtgtgaggtggtatctcattgtagttttgatttgtatttccctgatggcaagtgatgcggagcattttctcatgtgcttgttggccatgtgtatgtcttctttggtgaggtttctgttcatgtcttttgcccatttcatgattggattgtttgtttctgacTTGGACTTTTCAGCAAGCACAACCACCATCACATGTGCAGGTGCCAGGTGAAATCCTTTACATACACATAATTCCTTACTCTgtgtatcatttcatttaatccttgcaataaCCCTACTGAAGCAAGAAATCTGCTATTATGCAGATTTCACACAATCTGtgtgaaaactgaggcacaagacAGGTTAAGTAACTAGCCCAAGGTCATAGAGCTAGTTAGTGATAAGCGTGTCTGATTCAAAAGCTTATGTGTGTCATCATTAGGCTACTACCTAAGCCAAGTAGCCTCAGTTTCTCTAGTTGTAACCACGTGACAAGCGGTAAAAAGCATTTGCTTTATGGGAAGGATATTGGTATCATAGGAACCTTCCAGGAGATCCTTGATTCTGCTCAAGTATTATCTATATATCTGAGGGCTTGTCCATCATTAGCTACTTCCCAGGCAGAAGTGCTCCACTAGGCTTTGCTCTCTCCACCTCAGCAGTTTGGAGAGACTGTGCTTTCTAGGTTCTTCAGTTGAAGACGGACAGCAGTAGGCagacagaaataattatttatcatGCAGAAAACTCAGCCAAGGAATTAGATAAAACTGAGAGGTTTGTTTCCATTATCCAACAATTTCCCAAACATTTGGGTTTGGCAATGCAGGGGTTGGACTTTTAAATTTCCTCCTAGGTATgggatgctgtgtgtgtgtgtgtgtgtgtgtgtgtgtgtgtgtgtgtgtgtgagtcaggGCCTAATCAGAAGAGGGAATGTGCACAGTAATTTGAATACAACAATGTTAATATAAAGAACTATTGATTATAACAGGTGATTAGAATAATGAGGGATTAGCTAGGAAGAAGTAAAGAGAACTCTAAAAATATAGGAATTGCAGTTGAAAGAAGCAACTATGATACTCAGGGCTGAGATAGAAGCCCCAGGAAGACCTCTCTGCCTCTTGCCCACTCCCCCTCCAACCCATTTCCCAGGCTGGGATTCAACCATTGTTGGAGAAAGCCATGGCCCCACATGGCTATGGTCCCCCTGGATAGAAAATGAGTAGCCATTGTCAATGGAATTTGCTGGAAATTTGCCCCCTAGAACTCATCATCAATGAGCTGTCTAAGGTGCAGAAAAAAGTTGTTCAGGAGGTAGTATCTCTCCGAAGGCATTTATGATAAAATTACCTGAGGTGCTGGGGGAAGCTGCCAAATGTGGGGTACTGCTGGCTGCCGTGCGCAGAAGGAACTGGATACTTGAGAAGCCACCCGTGCTTCCAGAGCTGGCGGCTGGAGAAGTTGCCTGTACTACTGAAGAAGCTGCCCACTCTGCAGAAACTGGGCAGGCCATGTGTGCTGTGGGGGTCTGGTGCTTGTGAAGGTGCTGCACTGCAGGAGGAGTGGGAGGCTGAAGAATCTCCTCATGTGCAGGGGTGGAACAATGGAGACATCGCCTGTGATGTGGGATCCTGCCGAACAAGAACACCAAATTAGGATGGGTGTCCCCTTCCTTCTGCAATGTCTCTCCATGCTTTCTACTGACAAAGCTTAGCATCATGCTAGCCATCAAAGGAAAACTATTTAAAGGGTCCATAACCACTTTTTCAGAGCAGGCAGGGAAGGGTGAATTTGGAGCTGAGAGACAACAAATCAATTACTGGCACACTCGAGAAGAGAAGAATGGTTTGCAAACTTCAGCGTCCTTGTGAAAACTTCAGAGTCCTACGACCCCACATTCTGATCCAGGGGATCTAAGATTGGCTCTGGAATTTGCAGCTTGCACAGGTGCTCCATGTCACTTTGATGGGTGATTTGCTACCATCAATATTCACTTGGATTATTGCAATAATCTCTTAACTGATGTCCCTCAAGGCTCCTTATTCCTGTGTCATATATTTTGCACAAAGCACCCAAGTGATCCCATTACAATATAAGTTCAAATATGTCACTCAGCCATTCAGAATCCTTCAGTGGGTCCCCATCTCATGAGAGCAAAAACTCAAGTCCCCACAGGGACTTGCATGATTTGGGTCCCCACCACCTCTCCCCtactactttctctctctctctctctctgttcaccCTTGGTGGACCACACTGACTTTCTCGTTGTACCTTGAACATTGCAGGCACACTGCAGTCTCAGGACTTAGACTATCACAATTCCTTCTTCCTCATGGGCTCCCCTTCCAGATTTCTGTAGATCGCAACCCCTCACTTCCTTTTAGTCTTTGCTCAAATGACACTTTTTCAATAAACTTCCCTGACCACCCTCTTtaaattaaaactcttttttctACCTCTTCACCCGGGTTACTCCTGCTTAACCTGCCCTGATTATTTTCCTCCCTAGAACTTACCATCATTTAACTAATTATCTGTTCTACTTATTTATATTGTTTGTTTTCAGTCTTGTCCCACTGTGATgtaaatcctaaaagaaaaagaatttatatcTGTTCTGTTCACTGCTGTACTCCTTGGGGCCTTGAGTGGTGCTTTGGACAataggtgctcagtgaatatttctctgaatgaataaatgcagccTACTTCGAGATACTTCTC
Protein-coding sequences here:
- the LOC144316320 gene encoding uncharacterized protein LOC144316320 isoform X1; its protein translation is MAMISKSPILQVSSLKKESNHLKGIPLQPGVLLASSHLLLIPQHLSRTGRKRDNGFPVGFPKLQASGCVWGGRAPAGLHRLPGPTLARIPHHRRCLHCSTPAHEEILQPPTPPAVQHLHKHQTPTAHMACPVSAEWAASSVVQATSPAASSGSTGGFSSIQFLLRTAASSTPHLAASPSTSVLNSG
- the LOC144316320 gene encoding uncharacterized protein LOC144316320 isoform X2, which codes for MAMISKSPILQVSSLKKESNHLKGIPLQPGVLLASSHLLLIPQHLSRTGRKRDNGFPVGFPKLQASGCVWGGRAPAGLHRLPGPTLARIPHHRRCLHCSTPAHEEILQPPTPPAVQHLHKHQTPTAHMACPVSAEWAASSVVQATSPAASSGSTGGFSSIQFLLRTAASSTPHLAASPSTSG